The nucleotide window GTATCGGGATGGAATGAGCGGGCTTCCTGGTGACAGTCAGGACAGACGGGCTTGCCAATCTTGGCGAAGAGCAGCCGGAGCAGGTCCGCTATTTCCGTGGTGGTGCCGACGGTCGAACGGGCTGTGCGCACCTGGTTTTTCTGTTCGATGGCGATCGCCGGTCGTACGTTGAGGATGCGGTCCACGTCGGGACGCGCCACCTTGTCGATGAACATGCGGGCGTAAGTCGAGAGGGATTCCACATAGCGCCATTGGCCTTCGGCGAAGAGGGTGTCGAAGGCCAGTGACGATTTGCCTGAACCGGACAAGCCGGTGATAGCCGTGACCTGGTTGTGGGGGATACGGAGCGAGATGTTCTTGAGATTATTCTGCCGGGCGCCCTCGACGATGAGGTCGGATGACGGAGGCTTGGGCAGAGGGGTGATGTCCACGACGCGCGCTCCAGTCATGGTAAAGGGAAGATCCTAGCAGTCGGTCCTCTCTGCTTCAACAGGGAACGGGGAAAGGCTTGGCGATCACGTTCAATAGTGAGAGGATGGGGGCATCCACCGGGAGGGACGCATGACTCTGACGACGACACCGAGCATTGAAGGCAAGAGAGCGGTCAAATATCTGGGGCTTGTCAGCGGGGACGCCATTCTTGGCGCGAACATCTTCCGCGACTTCTTTGCGTCGATTCGGGATATTGTCGGCGGCCGGTCGGCCTCGTACGAGGCTGAGTTGCGGAAGGCCAAGGATATTGCTATCGGCGAGATGCGTGAACAGGCCAGGAATCTCGGGGCCAATGCCATTGTCGGGATCGATATCGACTACGAAACGATCGGCGCCAGCAGCAGTATGCTCATGGTGAGCGCGAGTGGGACGGCGGTAGTCGTCGAATAGCAGGCAGCCCATGGCACTACTGTCGAATACAGAATATCTTGGTTTGGGTCGTCAGATCGCGCGGTTGCTGGGCTCCAGTCTCGAAGGGGCTTCTGCGGACGCTCTTCGCGAACTTGCGCTGGCCTACGATCCCTCCGCCAATGATGCCCGGATCAGCGCCGAGGTCTTTCTCTTTCACAAGTTCCTGCTCATGCAAGCCTGTGTCGGCGTCTTTCCCGAGTCGCATGTGGCGCATGTGGTCGGCGGGTTCTTCGCTGCGTTGAACGAAAAGATGAGCGGCTTGGAACTCGGCTCGGATCGGCAGCAGGCCATGGAGCAGATGTGGCAACTCCGTGCCGGGCAATTCGAGCAGCCGTTTTCAAACGATCGCGCCGAGTTT belongs to Nitrospira sp. and includes:
- a CDS encoding heavy metal-binding domain-containing protein is translated as MTLTTTPSIEGKRAVKYLGLVSGDAILGANIFRDFFASIRDIVGGRSASYEAELRKAKDIAIGEMREQARNLGANAIVGIDIDYETIGASSSMLMVSASGTAVVVE